From the Lolium rigidum isolate FL_2022 chromosome 2, APGP_CSIRO_Lrig_0.1, whole genome shotgun sequence genome, one window contains:
- the LOC124687932 gene encoding NAC domain-containing protein 92-like, with amino-acid sequence MEHDVQQEQQQEPMELPPGFRFHPTDEELITHYLARKTAHPRFAPLAVGEADLNKCEPWDLPSRATMGEKEWYFFVVKDRKYPTGTRTNRATESGYWKATGKDREILRGRSLVGMKKTLVFYTGRAPRGGKTGWVMHEYRLEGKHAAVPYSLPRAATSKDEWVLCRVFKKSLELPVASNGKKGTSYTGTADVVAGSSMSMADVGLASCVLPPLIDVAAGSGGGSTFAPPTPSHVACFSNALEGQFLHPPFLLPSAPATTNAPQRAADHLAMDPASPFMASVQMQYAQEAAGGMVQELLHGGGGSVWYPKGERERLSGGGASQDTGLTSEVNPAEISSSRQHMDHEANFWGY; translated from the exons ATGGAGCATGAcgtgcagcaggagcagcagcaggaacCCATGGAGCTTCCGCCGGGCTTCCGTTTTCACCCGACTGACGAGGAGCTCATCACGCACTACCTCGCCCGGAAGACAGCCCACCCCAGATTCGCCCCCCTCGCCGTCGGCGAGGCCGACCTCAACAAGTGCGAGCCGTGGGACCTGCCAT CTCGGGCAACGATGGGGGAGAAGGAGTGGTACTTCTTCGTGGTGAAGGACCGCAAGTACCCGACGGGGACGAGGACGAACAGGGCGACGGAATCTGGGTACTGGAAGGCGACGGGCAAGGACAGGGAGATCCTGAGGGGAAGGTCTCTCGTCGGCATGAAGAAGACGCTCGTCTTCTACACGGGGAGGGCCCCCAGGGGCGGCAAGACCGGCTGGGTCATGCACGAGTACCGCCTCGAGGGCAAGCACGCCGCCGTGCCATACAGCCTCCCCAGGGCTGCCACGTCCAAG GACGAGTGGGTGCTGTGCAGGGTGTTCAAGAAGAGCCTGGAGCTGCCGGTTGCCAGCAACGGCAAGAAAGGCACGTCGTACACGGGGACGGCGGACGTCGTGGCAGGATCCTCCATGTCCATGGCCGACGTCGGCCTCGCGTCTTGCGTCCTGCCTCCGCTGATAGACGTGgcggccggcagcggcggcggcagcacctTCGCGCCACCAACACCGTCACACGTGGCCTGCTTCTCCAACGCGCTGGAGGGCCAGTTCCTGCACCCGCCGTTCCTGCTCCCCTCCGCCCCCGCGACGACGAACGCGCCGCAGCGCGCCGCCGATCACCTCGCCATGGACCCCGCCTCGCCGTTCATGGCGAGCGTGCAGATGCAGTACGCGCAGGAAGCCGCGGGCGGCATGGTGCAGGAGCTCCTGCATGGCGGCGGAGGCAGCGTCTGGTACCCCAAGGGCGAGAGGGAGAggctgagcggcggcggcgcctcgcagGACACCGGCCTCACCTCGGAGGTGAACCCCGCCGAGATCTCCTCGTCGCGGCAACACATGGATCACGAGGCGAACTTTTGGGGATATTAA